A single window of Halococcus saccharolyticus DSM 5350 DNA harbors:
- a CDS encoding lycopene cyclase domain-containing protein, protein MLPDIGVFGPYTYLVTEVVFGALALALLIATDALRRAARTIVVLYPLAYVWDWYTLEVGVFEIPLRTGVELLWIPIEEHIFMIVVPALVVGIHELVNGPPTD, encoded by the coding sequence CTGCTGCCGGACATCGGCGTCTTCGGTCCCTACACGTATCTCGTGACGGAGGTCGTCTTCGGCGCGCTCGCGCTCGCGCTCCTCATCGCGACTGACGCACTCCGCCGCGCCGCGCGGACCATCGTCGTGCTCTACCCCCTTGCATACGTCTGGGACTGGTACACGCTCGAAGTCGGCGTGTTCGAAATCCCGCTACGCACCGGCGTCGAGCTGCTGTGGATTCCGATCGAGGAACACATCTTCATGATCGTCGTCCCGGCGCTGGTGGTCGGCATCCACGAACTCGTCAACGGGCCACCGACCGACTGA